In the genome of Triticum urartu cultivar G1812 chromosome 5, Tu2.1, whole genome shotgun sequence, one region contains:
- the LOC125510080 gene encoding dehydration-responsive element-binding protein 1B-like yields the protein MDVADAASKSGQHEQGHRTVSSEPPKRPAGRTKFHETRHPLYRGVRRRGRVGQWVCEVRVPGVKGSRLWLGTFTTAEMAARAHDAAVLALSGRAACLNFADSAWRMLPVLAAGSFGFGSAREIKLAVAVAVVAFQQQQIILPVACPTVEAAASPSNSLFYMSSVDLLELDEEQWFGGMDAGSYYESLAQGMLMAPPDDRARREDAEQTGVETPTPLWSYLFD from the coding sequence ATGGACGTCGCCGACGCTGCCTCCAAGTCCGGCCAGCATGAGCAGGGTCACAGGACGGTGTCGTCGGAGCCGCCGAAGCGGCCGGCGGGGCGGACCAAGTTCCACGAGACGCGCCACCCGCTGTACCGGGGCGTGCGGCGCCGTGGCCGGGTCGGGCAGTGGGTGTGCGAGGTGCGCGTGCCCGGGGTGAAGGGCTCCAGGCTCTGGCTCGGCACCTTCACCACCGCCGAGATGGCGGCGCGCGCGCACGACGCCGCGGTGCTCGCGCTCTCCGGCCGCGCCGCCTGCCTCAACTTCGCCGACTCCGCATGGCGGATGCTGCCCGTGCTTGCGGCCGGATCGTTCGGCTTCGGCAGCGCGCGGGAGATCAAGCTTGCCGTCGCCGTTGCCGTCGTCGCGTTCCAGCAGCAGCAGATTATTCTTCCAGTCGCGTGTCCAACGGTGGAGGCGGCCGCCAGCCCGAGCAACTCTCTGTTTTACATGTCGTCCGTCGACTTGCTGGAGCTCGACGAGGAGCAGTGGTTTGGCGGCATGGACGCTGGGTCGTACTACGAGAGCTTGGCGCAGGGGATGCTCATGGCGCCGCCGGACGACAGAGCGAGGCGGGAGGACGCCGAGCAGACCGGCGTCGAGACACCGACGCCGTTATGGAGCTATTTGTTTGACTAA